A genome region from Labilibaculum antarcticum includes the following:
- the rpoB gene encoding DNA-directed RNA polymerase subunit beta, translating into MSSNTISQRISFTSNKNQFLYPDFLEVQLKSFQDFFQLETTPEKRTNEGLFKVFSENFPITDTRNNFVLEFLDYFVDPPRYAIEECIERGLTYSVPLKAKLKLYCTDPEHEDFDTVIQDVYLGTVPYMTEKGTFVVNGAERVIVSQLHRSPGVFFGQSVHANGTKLYSARIIPFKGSWIEFATDINNVMFAYIDRKKKLPVTTLLRAIGYESDKDILEIFDLADEIKVSKTGLKKVVGRKLAARVLKSWVEDFVDEDTGEVVSIERNEVIIDRETILEPEHIEEILESGAKTILLHKEEQNQADYAIIYNTLQKDPCNSEKEAVLHIYRQLRNSEPPDEATARDVIDKLFFSDKRYDLGDVGRYRINKKLGLNTANDTKVLTKEDIIEIIKYLIKLLNARTDVDDIDHLSNRRVRTVGEQLHTQFGVGLARMARTIRERMNVRDNEVFTPIDLINSKTLSSVINSFFGTNALSQFMDQTNPLAEITHKRRMSALGPGGLSRERAGFEVRDVHYTHYGRLCPIETPEGPNIGLISSLCVYAKINNLGFIETPYRRVTNGIVDLSNEGVKYLSAEEEEGLIIAQANAPVNEDGSFVNTKAKSRMDGDFPFTEVEKLNLMDVAPNQIASIAASLIPFLEHDDANRALMGSNMMRQAVPVISPESPIVGTGLESNLVRDSRTQICAEGEGVIEFVDATKIVIDYERSEHEVFISFEGNSKTYLLPKYGKTNQGTTMDLKPIVSKGERVTKGQILTDGYATQLGELALGRNLKVAFMPWKGYNYEDAIVISERIVKDDVFTSVHVDEYSLEVRDTKRGMEELTSDIPNVSEEATRNLDENGLIRIGAIVEPGDILIGKITPKGESDPSPEEKLLRAIFGDKAGDVKDASLKASPSLRGVIINKKLFSRSMRDRKSKQSDKPLILKLDEELEHQRFELRNIVIDKLFVLVNGKTSQGVKDYLSVDVITKGVKFTQKLLAEINFLEINPNKWTTDKDKNETINKLLHNYILKYKELEGANKRKKYNVTIGDEMPAGIIQMAKVYVAKKRKLQIGDKMAGRHGNKGIVSRVVREEDMPFLEDGTTVDICLNPLGVPSRMNLGQVFETVLGWAGKELGLKFATPIFDGASLDEITEYTDRAGVPAFGKAYLHDGGTGLRFDQPATVGIIYMLKLGHMVDDKMHARSIGPYSLITQQPLGGKAQFGGQRFGEMEVWALEAFGAAHILQEILTVKSDDVVGRAKAYEAIVKGDPMPSPGIPESLNVLLHELRGLGLSVKLV; encoded by the coding sequence ATGTCTTCAAATACAATTAGTCAAAGAATTAGTTTTACTTCAAATAAAAATCAGTTTCTATATCCTGATTTTTTGGAAGTACAATTGAAATCTTTTCAAGACTTTTTTCAGCTGGAAACTACCCCGGAGAAAAGAACGAACGAAGGATTATTTAAAGTATTTAGTGAGAATTTTCCAATTACTGATACTAGAAATAATTTCGTGTTGGAGTTTCTCGACTATTTTGTTGATCCACCCCGCTACGCTATTGAAGAATGTATCGAACGAGGCTTAACTTATAGTGTTCCACTAAAAGCAAAGCTAAAACTTTACTGTACTGATCCGGAACATGAGGATTTTGATACTGTTATTCAGGATGTATATCTTGGAACAGTTCCTTACATGACTGAAAAAGGTACTTTCGTAGTAAACGGAGCAGAACGTGTTATTGTTTCTCAGCTTCACCGTTCACCAGGCGTGTTCTTTGGACAAAGTGTACACGCTAATGGAACCAAATTATATTCCGCCAGAATTATTCCATTTAAAGGTTCTTGGATTGAGTTCGCAACAGACATCAACAATGTTATGTTTGCGTACATTGATCGTAAGAAAAAACTTCCAGTTACTACATTGCTACGTGCAATTGGTTACGAAAGTGATAAGGATATTTTAGAGATTTTCGATCTGGCTGATGAGATTAAGGTTTCAAAAACCGGACTCAAAAAAGTTGTAGGTCGCAAGCTTGCTGCTCGTGTTCTTAAGTCTTGGGTTGAAGACTTTGTGGATGAAGATACAGGAGAGGTAGTATCTATTGAACGTAATGAGGTTATTATTGATCGTGAGACAATACTTGAACCAGAACATATAGAAGAAATTCTTGAGTCAGGGGCAAAAACTATATTATTGCATAAAGAAGAGCAAAATCAAGCTGATTATGCAATTATTTATAATACTTTGCAGAAAGATCCTTGTAACTCTGAAAAAGAGGCAGTTCTTCACATTTATCGTCAGTTAAGAAATTCTGAGCCACCAGATGAGGCTACAGCTCGAGACGTAATCGATAAATTATTTTTCTCGGATAAACGTTACGATTTAGGTGATGTTGGTCGATATCGTATTAACAAGAAGTTAGGCTTAAATACAGCTAACGATACTAAGGTATTGACAAAAGAAGATATTATTGAAATTATCAAGTATCTTATAAAATTATTGAATGCACGTACTGATGTTGATGATATTGATCACCTTAGTAATCGTCGTGTTCGTACCGTTGGAGAACAACTACACACTCAATTTGGTGTTGGTTTAGCTCGTATGGCTCGTACTATTCGTGAAAGAATGAATGTTCGAGACAATGAGGTTTTTACTCCAATTGACTTGATTAATTCAAAAACACTTTCTTCTGTTATTAATTCCTTCTTTGGAACTAATGCACTATCTCAATTTATGGATCAAACGAATCCTCTTGCTGAGATAACACACAAAAGAAGAATGTCAGCACTTGGGCCTGGTGGTCTGTCTCGTGAAAGAGCAGGTTTTGAGGTTCGAGATGTTCACTATACACATTATGGACGATTATGTCCTATCGAAACTCCAGAGGGACCAAATATTGGTTTGATATCTTCTCTTTGTGTTTACGCAAAGATTAATAACCTTGGATTTATCGAAACTCCATATCGTAGAGTTACTAATGGTATAGTTGATTTATCTAACGAAGGAGTTAAGTATTTGTCTGCTGAAGAGGAGGAAGGGTTAATTATTGCACAAGCAAATGCACCTGTTAACGAAGATGGATCTTTTGTAAATACAAAAGCAAAATCTCGTATGGATGGTGATTTCCCTTTTACGGAAGTGGAGAAGTTGAATTTGATGGACGTAGCTCCTAATCAAATTGCATCTATTGCAGCTTCGTTGATTCCTTTCCTTGAACATGATGATGCTAACCGTGCTTTGATGGGTTCGAATATGATGCGTCAGGCAGTACCAGTTATTAGTCCTGAATCACCGATTGTTGGAACAGGTTTGGAGTCTAATCTTGTAAGAGATTCAAGAACTCAGATTTGTGCCGAAGGTGAAGGTGTAATCGAATTTGTTGATGCAACAAAGATCGTGATTGATTATGAGCGTTCTGAGCATGAGGTATTTATTAGTTTCGAGGGGAATAGTAAAACTTATTTACTACCTAAATACGGCAAAACTAACCAAGGGACTACGATGGACCTTAAACCGATTGTTTCAAAAGGTGAAAGAGTTACTAAAGGTCAAATTCTTACAGATGGATATGCTACTCAATTAGGAGAACTTGCTCTTGGTCGTAACCTTAAGGTTGCATTTATGCCTTGGAAAGGTTACAATTATGAGGATGCAATTGTTATTTCGGAGCGTATTGTTAAGGATGATGTCTTTACTTCGGTTCACGTTGATGAGTACTCACTGGAAGTGCGCGATACAAAACGTGGTATGGAGGAATTAACATCTGATATTCCTAACGTTAGTGAAGAGGCAACAAGAAATCTGGATGAGAATGGATTGATTCGTATTGGTGCTATTGTTGAACCTGGTGATATCCTAATTGGTAAGATTACCCCTAAAGGTGAATCTGATCCTTCTCCGGAAGAAAAATTACTTCGTGCTATTTTTGGTGATAAAGCGGGTGATGTAAAAGATGCTTCATTGAAAGCTTCTCCTTCATTGCGTGGTGTTATTATCAACAAGAAGTTATTCTCTCGTTCAATGCGCGATCGTAAGTCGAAGCAATCTGACAAGCCATTAATCCTCAAATTGGACGAAGAGCTCGAGCATCAGAGATTTGAATTAAGGAATATAGTGATTGATAAATTATTCGTTCTTGTAAATGGAAAAACTTCTCAAGGTGTTAAGGATTACTTAAGTGTAGATGTTATTACCAAGGGAGTTAAATTTACTCAAAAACTTTTAGCGGAAATAAACTTTTTGGAGATTAATCCTAATAAGTGGACTACCGATAAAGATAAGAACGAGACAATTAATAAATTACTGCACAATTACATCCTCAAGTACAAAGAACTTGAAGGTGCTAACAAGCGTAAGAAATATAATGTTACCATTGGAGATGAAATGCCAGCAGGTATTATTCAAATGGCCAAAGTTTATGTGGCTAAGAAGCGTAAGCTTCAAATTGGTGATAAAATGGCAGGTCGACATGGTAATAAAGGTATTGTATCACGTGTAGTACGTGAAGAAGATATGCCATTCCTTGAAGACGGAACTACAGTAGATATTTGTTTGAATCCACTTGGTGTGCCATCACGTATGAACCTTGGACAGGTATTTGAAACTGTACTAGGTTGGGCAGGAAAAGAACTTGGATTGAAATTTGCGACACCTATCTTTGACGGTGCATCTCTTGATGAGATCACTGAATATACAGATAGAGCTGGAGTACCAGCCTTTGGTAAAGCTTATTTACATGATGGTGGAACTGGACTTAGATTTGATCAGCCAGCAACAGTAGGTATTATTTACATGCTGAAACTGGGTCACATGGTTGATGATAAAATGCACGCACGTTCTATTGGACCCTATTCATTGATTACTCAGCAACCTCTAGGAGGTAAAGCACAGTTTGGTGGTCAGCGTTTTGGAGAGATGGAGGTTTGGGCACTTGAGGCCTTTGGTGCAGCTCATATCTTACAGGAAATCCTAACCGTTAAATCGGATGATGTAGTGGGTAGAGCGAAAGCCTACGAAGCTATTGTTAAGGGTGATCCAATGCCTAGTCCTGGAATACCAGAATCTCTTAATGTATTATTACATGAACTAAGAGGTTTAGGGTTGAGCGTTAAATTAGTATAA
- the rpoC gene encoding DNA-directed RNA polymerase subunit beta', with translation MAFRRDNKVKSSFTKISISLASPEEILERSSGEVLKPETINYRTYKPERDGLFCERIFGPVKDYECHCGKYKRIRYRGIVCDRCGVEVTEKKVRRERMGHIQLVVPVAHIWYFKSLPNKIGYLLGLPTKKLDAIIYYERYVVINAGIKAADGIKYLDFLTEEEYLDILDELPADQVHLDDDDPNKFIAQMGANALFSLLARIDLDALSYDLRHKANTETSQQRKNEALKRLQVTESFRGSKGVNRPEWMIVKVVPVIPPELRPLVPLDGGRFATSDLNDLYRRVIIRNNRLKRLIEIKAPEVILRNEKRMLQEAVDSLFDNSRKSNAVKTENNRPLKSLSDSLKGKQGRFRQNLLGKRVDYSARSVIVVGPDLKMHECGLPKDMAAELYKPFVIRKLIERGIVKTVKSAKKIVDRKDPVVWDILENVLKGHPVLLNRAPTLHRLGIQSFQPKLIEGKAIRLHPLACTGFNADFDGDQMAVHLPLGNEAILEAQMLMLCSHNILNPANGAPVTVPSQDMVLGLYYITKARKGGKGEGLNFYSSEEAMIAFNEKAVDLHSAIKVKVKDLNAEGELVDTTVETTVGRIILNEATPHGAGFINQLITKKALRDIIGFIYKKCGVNACANFLDDIKDLGYRKAFEGGLSFNLSDVQVPAEKEALVADGYAQVEEVLSNYNMGFITNNERYNQIIDIWTHINANLTQTLMTQLAEDNQGFNSVYMMLDSGARGSREQIRQLGGMRGLMAKPQKSGAKGAQIIENPILSNFKEGLSVLEYFISTHGARKGLADTALKTADAGYLTRRLVDVAQDVIINEQDCGTLRGLTTAAIKNQEEIVASLTERILGRTTVHDIFHPISGELIIEAGEEITEEISLLIENSPIEKVEIRSVLTCESKRGACAKCYGRNLATGIAVQKGEAVGVIAAQSIGEPGTQLTLRTFHVGGTAGNVSAENSVVSKYNGYAEYEELRVVEHKTDDNKKYDVVIGRLAELRIVDKNTNITLTTHSIPYGSKLYIKDGQDVKIDDLVCEWDPYNAMIITEFSGKVSFDHLIEGITFSQESDEATGFAEKVVTESKDKTKNAGVRILNSKGEILKAYNLPVGAHVSVSEGEMVKAGQSLVKIPRAVGKTGDITGGLPRVTELFEARNPSNPAVVSEVDGEITFGKIKRGNREVIVTTKGDDVRKYLVPLSRQILVQENDYVRAGTPLSDGATTPADILAIKGPTKVQEYIVNEVQDVYRMQGVKINDKHFEIIVRQMMRKVIVDDQGDTKFLEKQVIDKMAIMAENDEIFGKKVVVDGGDSEELKPGMVVSSRILRDANSVLRRRDLKLVEAREAIPATSTQILQGITRAALQTKSFISAASFQETTKVLNEAAISGKVDNLEGLKENVICGHLIPAGTGLREYRDVVVGAKAEYEKLLDSKSKEY, from the coding sequence ATGGCATTCAGAAGAGATAACAAAGTAAAGAGTAGTTTTACAAAAATCTCTATCAGTCTCGCTTCACCGGAAGAGATCTTAGAAAGATCCAGTGGTGAAGTTTTAAAGCCTGAAACTATCAACTATCGTACTTATAAGCCAGAACGTGACGGATTATTCTGTGAAAGAATTTTCGGTCCTGTAAAAGATTATGAGTGCCATTGTGGTAAATACAAACGTATCCGATATAGAGGGATTGTTTGTGATCGATGTGGTGTTGAGGTAACCGAGAAAAAGGTAAGACGTGAGCGAATGGGACACATTCAATTAGTTGTACCTGTTGCCCACATCTGGTATTTTAAATCGTTACCAAATAAGATAGGTTACCTGTTAGGTTTACCTACTAAAAAGCTTGATGCAATTATTTACTATGAAAGATATGTAGTAATTAATGCTGGAATTAAAGCTGCTGACGGTATTAAATACCTCGACTTCCTTACAGAAGAGGAGTATCTTGATATTCTTGATGAGCTTCCTGCAGATCAGGTGCATCTTGATGATGATGATCCAAATAAGTTTATTGCTCAAATGGGGGCAAATGCTTTATTTAGCTTATTAGCTCGTATAGATCTTGATGCTCTTTCGTATGATTTGCGTCATAAAGCAAATACCGAGACTTCTCAGCAACGTAAAAACGAAGCTTTAAAAAGACTTCAGGTAACTGAATCTTTCCGTGGCTCAAAAGGAGTCAATCGTCCTGAGTGGATGATTGTTAAGGTTGTGCCTGTAATTCCACCGGAATTACGTCCTTTAGTACCATTGGATGGGGGTCGTTTTGCAACTTCCGATTTGAATGATTTGTACAGAAGAGTTATTATCCGTAACAATCGTTTAAAAAGACTTATTGAAATAAAAGCGCCAGAAGTTATTCTTAGAAATGAGAAACGTATGCTTCAGGAAGCTGTTGATTCATTATTTGATAATTCACGTAAATCTAATGCAGTTAAGACTGAAAATAATCGTCCACTTAAATCTCTTTCAGATTCGTTGAAAGGTAAGCAAGGACGTTTCCGTCAAAACTTATTGGGTAAGCGTGTCGATTATTCTGCACGTTCGGTAATTGTTGTTGGACCAGATTTGAAAATGCACGAGTGTGGTTTGCCTAAAGATATGGCAGCTGAGCTTTATAAGCCATTCGTTATTCGAAAATTGATCGAACGAGGTATCGTTAAAACTGTAAAATCGGCGAAGAAGATTGTTGATCGAAAAGATCCTGTTGTTTGGGACATTCTTGAGAATGTACTAAAAGGACATCCAGTTCTTCTTAACCGTGCTCCAACACTTCACCGTTTGGGTATTCAGTCATTCCAACCAAAATTGATAGAGGGAAAAGCAATTCGTTTGCATCCACTGGCTTGTACTGGTTTTAATGCGGATTTTGATGGTGACCAGATGGCGGTTCACTTGCCTTTAGGTAATGAAGCTATCTTGGAAGCCCAAATGCTAATGTTGTGTTCACACAATATTTTGAACCCTGCTAATGGTGCACCGGTAACTGTTCCTTCTCAGGATATGGTTCTTGGTTTATATTACATTACCAAGGCAAGAAAAGGTGGAAAAGGTGAAGGATTGAATTTTTACTCTTCGGAAGAGGCGATGATTGCTTTTAATGAGAAGGCGGTTGATCTTCACAGTGCGATAAAAGTAAAAGTAAAAGATTTAAATGCAGAGGGTGAATTGGTTGATACAACCGTAGAAACTACAGTTGGTAGAATCATTCTTAACGAAGCAACTCCTCATGGTGCTGGTTTTATTAATCAATTGATTACTAAGAAAGCATTAAGAGATATTATTGGATTTATCTATAAAAAGTGTGGGGTTAATGCTTGTGCTAATTTCCTTGATGATATTAAAGATTTAGGTTATCGTAAAGCATTTGAAGGTGGACTTTCGTTTAACCTGTCTGATGTTCAGGTTCCTGCAGAAAAAGAAGCTTTAGTAGCTGACGGTTATGCTCAGGTTGAAGAAGTGTTGAGTAACTACAACATGGGTTTCATTACTAATAATGAGCGTTACAATCAGATTATTGATATTTGGACACATATTAATGCGAATCTTACTCAAACTTTGATGACCCAATTGGCTGAGGATAATCAGGGATTTAACTCTGTTTATATGATGCTTGATTCTGGAGCTCGTGGATCTAGAGAACAGATTCGTCAGCTTGGTGGTATGAGGGGATTGATGGCTAAGCCACAAAAATCTGGTGCTAAAGGTGCTCAAATTATTGAAAATCCAATTCTTTCTAACTTTAAAGAAGGTTTATCGGTACTTGAGTACTTTATTTCAACTCACGGTGCTCGTAAAGGTTTGGCGGATACGGCTCTAAAAACGGCTGATGCGGGATACTTAACTCGTCGTTTGGTTGATGTAGCACAAGATGTTATTATTAACGAACAAGATTGTGGTACTTTACGTGGACTTACTACCGCTGCAATTAAGAATCAGGAAGAGATTGTAGCTTCATTAACTGAGAGAATACTTGGTAGAACTACAGTACATGATATTTTCCATCCTATTTCTGGTGAATTAATTATTGAGGCAGGTGAGGAAATTACTGAAGAGATCTCTCTCTTAATTGAAAATTCTCCAATTGAAAAAGTTGAGATTCGTTCAGTGTTAACATGTGAGTCTAAACGAGGTGCTTGTGCGAAATGTTATGGACGTAATTTAGCTACTGGTATAGCTGTTCAAAAAGGTGAAGCTGTTGGTGTAATTGCAGCTCAATCTATTGGAGAGCCAGGTACACAGCTTACTCTTCGTACTTTCCACGTTGGGGGTACAGCAGGTAACGTTTCTGCAGAAAATTCAGTCGTATCTAAATACAATGGTTATGCTGAATATGAAGAGTTACGTGTCGTAGAGCACAAAACGGATGATAATAAAAAGTATGACGTTGTTATAGGTCGATTGGCTGAATTACGTATTGTTGATAAAAACACCAATATTACATTAACAACACATTCAATACCATACGGATCTAAACTGTATATTAAGGATGGTCAGGATGTTAAGATTGACGATCTGGTTTGTGAATGGGATCCTTATAATGCAATGATCATTACCGAATTTTCAGGAAAAGTTTCATTTGATCATTTGATTGAAGGTATTACTTTCTCTCAAGAATCAGATGAAGCAACAGGTTTTGCTGAAAAAGTGGTAACTGAATCTAAGGATAAAACAAAAAATGCGGGTGTTAGGATTTTAAATTCCAAAGGGGAAATTTTAAAAGCTTACAATCTACCAGTAGGAGCTCACGTTTCTGTATCCGAGGGTGAAATGGTTAAAGCGGGTCAGTCATTAGTGAAAATCCCTAGGGCTGTTGGTAAAACAGGTGATATCACCGGTGGTTTGCCACGTGTTACTGAGTTGTTTGAGGCTCGTAATCCTTCTAATCCTGCTGTAGTTTCAGAGGTTGATGGAGAGATTACTTTTGGTAAAATTAAGCGTGGTAATCGTGAGGTTATCGTGACAACGAAAGGAGATGATGTTAGAAAGTACTTAGTACCACTTTCAAGACAAATTCTTGTTCAGGAGAACGATTATGTAAGAGCTGGAACTCCATTATCTGATGGTGCGACTACTCCTGCTGATATTCTTGCCATTAAAGGACCAACTAAAGTACAGGAATATATCGTGAATGAAGTTCAGGATGTATATCGTATGCAGGGTGTGAAAATTAATGACAAACATTTTGAAATTATCGTTCGTCAAATGATGCGTAAGGTAATTGTTGATGATCAGGGAGATACTAAATTCTTGGAAAAACAGGTTATCGATAAAATGGCTATCATGGCTGAAAATGATGAAATTTTCGGAAAGAAAGTTGTTGTTGATGGTGGCGATTCTGAAGAATTGAAACCTGGAATGGTTGTTTCTTCAAGAATACTGAGAGATGCTAACTCGGTATTGAGAAGAAGAGACTTGAAACTAGTTGAAGCTCGTGAAGCAATTCCTGCTACATCGACTCAGATTCTTCAAGGTATTACACGTGCTGCTCTTCAAACTAAGAGTTTTATCTCAGCTGCTTCCTTCCAGGAAACAACTAAGGTTCTTAATGAAGCTGCAATTAGCGGTAAAGTTGATAATCTTGAAGGTTTGAAAGAGAATGTAATTTGTGGTCATCTTATTCCTGCAGGTACTGGTTTACGCGAGTACAGGGATGTAGTTGTTGGCGCAAAAGCTGAATACGAAAAACTGTTAGATTCTAAGTCAAAAGAATATTAA
- a CDS encoding DUF3467 domain-containing protein: MNDKKKSNQIDIQLKEDVAQGTYSNLAVITHSSSEFVVDFVRIMPGIPKADVKSRIILTPEHAKRLMMALQDNIRKFESLHGPIKVEDNQGPQGTVMPMSFGPTGQA, encoded by the coding sequence ATGAACGATAAAAAAAAATCTAACCAAATAGATATTCAATTGAAGGAAGATGTTGCTCAGGGAACTTACTCAAACCTTGCCGTAATAACTCATTCGAGTTCAGAATTTGTAGTGGATTTTGTGAGAATCATGCCGGGAATTCCAAAAGCTGATGTTAAATCGCGAATCATTCTTACTCCAGAGCATGCAAAGAGATTGATGATGGCTTTACAAGATAACATTCGAAAATTTGAGTCTCTTCATGGGCCGATCAAAGTGGAAGATAACCAAGGACCACAAGGGACTGTAATGCCAATGAGTTTTGGTCCTACTGGGCAAGCATAA
- a CDS encoding carbon starvation CstA family protein has translation MITFLGAIFALILGYIFYGKFIERFFGADDTIETPAVRLEDGVDFITMPTWKMFTIQFLNIAGLGPIFGAILGAMYGPIAYIWIVFGCIFMGASHDYFSGMLSIRNEGASLPEIVGKYLGPGIQNFIRVFTILLLLFVGVAFVTGPAGLLTDLTGGGLNWWLYGIFSYYLLATLLPINKIIGKIYPFFGISLLLMAVSIAGVLIYKGMNGSIVLNEISIEELKNLHVNPTQNILFPMMFIVISCGAISGFHSTQSPMMARCMKKESFGRPVFYGAMIAEGIVAIIWATAAMNFFGNAHELNSTIASGHNPAWIVNEICNTWLGKIGAVFAIIGVIACPITTGDTAFRSARLTIADIFNYKQKSIKSRLLISIPLFAVGFILSQLEFSTIWKYLGLSNQILSMVMLWTAAMYLAKEGKNHLYLSIPALFMTAICFTYLLVAPNKNGGLAINAQLGILLGILVAISIFIWFLISIKKKSIQKTTSNLTTYRE, from the coding sequence ATGATCACTTTTTTAGGCGCAATATTTGCATTAATTCTAGGATATATTTTCTATGGAAAATTTATAGAACGATTTTTTGGTGCTGATGACACCATTGAAACACCAGCCGTTAGATTGGAAGATGGTGTTGATTTTATAACAATGCCAACTTGGAAAATGTTCACCATTCAATTTCTTAACATTGCAGGCCTAGGACCTATTTTTGGAGCAATTTTAGGTGCCATGTATGGTCCCATTGCATATATTTGGATTGTTTTTGGTTGCATATTTATGGGAGCAAGCCATGATTATTTTTCAGGAATGCTTTCCATTCGAAACGAGGGAGCAAGCCTTCCTGAAATTGTTGGTAAGTATTTAGGCCCGGGTATACAGAATTTCATAAGAGTATTCACAATTCTATTACTTTTATTTGTTGGAGTAGCATTTGTTACCGGTCCAGCCGGATTACTCACAGATTTAACCGGAGGTGGATTAAACTGGTGGCTTTATGGCATATTCTCCTACTATTTACTCGCAACTCTACTTCCAATTAATAAAATTATTGGTAAAATTTATCCGTTTTTTGGTATCTCACTATTACTTATGGCAGTAAGTATAGCAGGCGTATTGATTTATAAAGGAATGAATGGCAGTATCGTATTGAATGAGATATCAATTGAAGAATTGAAAAACCTACATGTGAATCCCACACAAAATATACTTTTTCCAATGATGTTTATCGTAATTTCCTGCGGTGCCATTTCTGGATTTCATTCTACTCAATCACCAATGATGGCTCGTTGTATGAAAAAAGAAAGTTTTGGCAGACCCGTTTTTTATGGAGCAATGATTGCAGAAGGAATAGTTGCAATCATTTGGGCCACCGCTGCCATGAACTTTTTTGGCAATGCTCATGAGTTGAATTCAACCATCGCTTCTGGTCACAATCCTGCCTGGATCGTTAATGAAATATGCAATACATGGCTAGGGAAAATTGGAGCTGTATTTGCAATTATTGGAGTAATTGCTTGTCCCATCACAACAGGTGACACCGCTTTTCGCAGTGCCCGGCTTACAATTGCTGATATATTTAACTACAAGCAAAAATCAATAAAAAGTAGATTATTAATATCCATACCTTTGTTTGCTGTTGGATTCATTCTATCCCAACTTGAATTTTCTACAATTTGGAAATACCTTGGTTTATCCAATCAAATTCTTTCTATGGTGATGTTATGGACTGCCGCTATGTATTTAGCAAAAGAAGGTAAGAATCATTTATACCTGAGCATCCCAGCTCTATTTATGACTGCAATCTGCTTTACTTATTTATTAGTTGCGCCCAACAAAAATGGTGGTCTGGCAATAAACGCCCAATTGGGGATTCTATTGGGAATACTTGTCGCAATCTCAATATTTATTTGGTTTCTAATAAGTATCAAAAAAAAGTCAATACAAAAAACAACAAGCAATTTGACTACTTACCGTGAATAA
- a CDS encoding electron transfer flavoprotein subunit beta/FixA family protein, producing the protein MKGLKIVVLAKQVPDTRNVGKDAMKADGTVNRAVLPAIFNPEDLNALEQALRLKDNYPGTEVTLLTMGPGRAAEIIREGLYRGADNGILLSDRAFAGSDTLATSYALSCALKKMGKIDIIIAGRQAIDGDTAQVGPQVAEKLGFPQITYAEEVVSVEKGKIVIKRRLERGVETVEGSLPMVVTVNSSAPDCRPRNAKYVMKYKHARAVSEMQNADEDYILLHNNRPYLNIGEWSVNDIETKAEELGLTGSPTKVKAIENVVFQAKEARVLEPTDADMGELMKELIANHTIG; encoded by the coding sequence ATGAAAGGATTAAAAATTGTTGTTCTTGCTAAGCAGGTTCCTGATACTAGAAATGTTGGGAAGGATGCTATGAAAGCTGATGGAACCGTGAATAGAGCTGTTTTACCAGCGATCTTCAATCCTGAAGATTTGAATGCACTTGAGCAAGCGTTGCGTTTGAAAGATAATTACCCTGGAACAGAAGTTACCCTTTTAACAATGGGACCTGGAAGAGCTGCCGAAATTATTCGTGAAGGTCTTTACCGAGGTGCTGATAATGGAATACTCTTATCGGATCGTGCTTTTGCCGGTTCGGATACATTGGCAACTTCTTATGCTCTTTCTTGTGCCCTTAAAAAAATGGGTAAAATTGATATTATAATTGCAGGTCGTCAGGCAATTGATGGAGATACCGCTCAGGTAGGACCACAGGTTGCTGAAAAACTAGGATTTCCTCAAATTACATATGCAGAGGAAGTGGTTTCTGTTGAAAAAGGGAAGATTGTGATAAAACGTCGTTTAGAGCGTGGAGTTGAGACTGTAGAAGGTAGTTTGCCAATGGTAGTAACTGTAAATTCATCTGCACCGGATTGTCGTCCTCGTAATGCAAAATATGTAATGAAATATAAGCATGCCAGAGCCGTTTCTGAAATGCAGAATGCTGATGAAGATTACATCTTGTTGCATAACAATCGCCCCTATTTAAATATTGGGGAATGGAGTGTAAACGATATCGAAACCAAAGCAGAGGAACTTGGTTTAACAGGATCACCTACAAAGGTAAAGGCTATTGAAAATGTGGTTTTTCAAGCTAAAGAGGCTAGAGTTCTTGAGCCTACTGATGCTGATATGGGCGAGTTAATGAAAGAATTAATCGCTAACCATACCATTGGTTAA